In Carassius auratus strain Wakin chromosome 36, ASM336829v1, whole genome shotgun sequence, the following are encoded in one genomic region:
- the LOC113055479 gene encoding protein bicaudal D homolog 2-like isoform X3, giving the protein MAYGQVHSTHRKVAADGESREESLILESASKEAYYEQRVQELQAELRQTKNTLTSTQAENERLATLALELRENNEIVELQRSRLRDDIREYKIRESRLLQDYTELEEENISLQKQVSTLKQGQVEFEGFKHENRRLQEEVQYLNSQLEDAVRLREIAERQLTEALETVKTEREQKAALRKELTHHMTLGDSLLASSLDGLKLSADEPNNDDAILMFENGFAKVSDANDEDNRLSTPKRDGTFRPAPSLVDDLLTELNISEIQKLKQQLLQVEREKVALLTTLQDSQKQLEHARGALAEKQEALMRLSDDLGVMRRLQAGKERQSALDSERERDSREDNDVDYYELDINGPEILRCKYEVAIAEAGELREELKTLKSEHDELKAEHEEVRARLEGQVRDLSVQVSQLESSSRTNRDQVTRLEKELKEVSAVAGETEGSLSVAQDELVAFSEELANLYHHVCMCNNETPNRVMLDFYKEGKGNKSNGKDRQSTLTQTSGSTAEAPRSASTAADSSTSGTPVREDPRPEPMDIYNLVAIIRDQIRHLQKAVDRTTELSRQRVASLELAAVADKDQAACMEEILKLKSLLSTKREQIATLRTVLKANKQTAEVALANLKSKYENEKAMVTETMMKLRNELKALKEDAVTFSSLRAMFATRCDEYVTQLDDMQRQLAAAEDEKKTLNSLLRMAIQQKLALTQRLEDLEFDHEQSRRGSGAGPGGRGKASSGRGRGPLSFSSPRVSPRLPLILLALKIIYERLFPSSFVLHHSSRIHMPGPISETRNLSLDVAARKHRLTCKAKRSM; this is encoded by the exons ATG GCATATGGTCAGGTTCACTCCACCCATAGAAAGGTGGCTGCAGATGGGGAAAGCAGGGAGGAGTCCCTCATCCTGGAGTCGGCATCTAAAGAGGCGTACTATGAGCAGAGAGTGCAAGAACTGCAGGCTGAGCTACGACAAACCAAAAATACTCTCACCAGCACCCAGGCGGAGAATGAACGTCTGGCCACTCTCGCACTCGAGCTGAGAGAG AATAATGAAATTGTGGAGCTGCAGCGCAGTCGTCTGCGTGACGACATTCGAGAGTACAAGATCCGAGAGTCTCGTCTGCTGCAAGACTACACTGAACTAGAGGAGGAGAACATCAGCCTTCAGAAACAAGTCTCCACCCTTAAACAGGGTCAG GTGGAGTTCGAGGGATTTAAACATGAGAATCGACGCTTGCAAGAGGAAGTGCAGTACCTGAACAGCCAGCTAGAGGATGCTGTTCGGTTACGAGAAATAGCTGAGCGTCAGCTAACTGAGGCTCTGGAAACCGTAAAGACAGAGCGGGAGCAGAAAGCAGCTCTCCGAAAAGAATTGACACATCACATGACACTGGGAGACTCGCTTCTTGCCAGCTCATTGGATGGGCTCAAACTGAGTGCGGATGAACCAAATAACGACGATGCCATTCTTATGTTTGAGAACGGATTTGCTAAAGTCAGCGATGCTAACGATGAAGATAACAGACTGTCTACACCCAAAAGAGATGGAACCTTCCGTCCGGCTCCAAGTCTGGTGGATGACTTGTTGACAGAGCTGAACATCTCGGAAATCCAGAAACTCAAGCAACAGCTCTTACAG GTGGAGCGAGAGAAGGTAGCTCTTCTCACCACTTTACAGGACTCTCAGAAGCAGCTAGAGCATGCTCGAGGAGCATTAGCCGAAAAGCAGGAAGCTTTGATGAGACTTAGCGATGATTTGGGCGTTATGAGGAGACTGCAGGCAGGCAAAGAGCGGCAGTCGGCCCTGGacagtgagcgagagagagacagtcgAGAGGACAATGATGTGGACTATTATGAGCTGGATATTAATGGGCCAGAGATTCTTCGCTGCAAGTATGAGGTAGCCATAGCAGAGGCAGGTGAACTGAGAGAGGAGCTTAAGACACTAAAATCAGAGCATGATGAG CTGAAGGCCGAACATGAAGAAGTACGGGCAAGACTGGAGGGACAGGTGCGTGACCTCAGTGTTCAAGTGTCTCAGCTGGAGAGCAGCAGTCGAACAAACAGAGATCAAGTCACTCGGTTGGAAAAGGAGCTAAAGGAAGTGAGTGCAGTTGCAGGCGAGACAGAAGGCAGTCTCAGCGTTGCCCAGGATGAGCTTGTTGCCTTTAGTGAAGAGCTTGCAAACCTCTACCACCATGTTTGCATGTGCAACAATGAAACCCCGAACCGTGTCATGCTTGATTTTTACAAAGAGGGTAAAGGAAACAAATCCAATGGTAAAGATCGTCAGTCTACGTTGACCCAAACCAGCGGCAGCACAGCCGAGGCACCCAGGTCAGCCTCCACCGCTGCTGACAGCTCAACTTCTGGGACACCGGTCAGAGAAGATCCACGTCCTGAACCAATGGACATCTACAACCTAGTAGCAATAATTCGGGATCAGATACGCCACTTGCAGAAGGCGGTGGATCGTACCACAGAACTATCCAGGCAAAGAGTTGCTTCTCTAGAGTTGGCTGCAGTGGCGGATAAAGACCAAGCTGCTTGCATGGAGGAGATTTTGAAGCTCAAGTCCCTGCTGAGCACTAAGCGGGAACAGATTGCCACACTCAGGACTGTGCTCAAGGCCAACAAACAG ACAGCTGAGGTTGCCCTGGCAAACTTAAAGAGCAAATATGAGAATGAAAAGGCCATGGTCACCGAAACAATGATGAAGTTGAGGAACGAGCTGAAGGCTCTCAAAGAAGATGCCGTCACTTTCTCCTCTCTCAGGGCAATGTTTGCCACCAG GTGTGATGAGTATGTAACTCAATTGGACGACATGCAGAGGCAGCTGGCTGCAGCAGAAGATGAGAAGAAGACTCTGAACTCCCTCCTGCGTATGGCCATCCAGCAGAAACTGGCCCTCACTCAGCGACTGGAGGATCTGGAGTTTGACCATGAGCAATCCCGAAGAGGATCCGGTGCTGGGCCTGGCGGCCGGGGGAAGGCTTCATCTGGCCGTGGCAGAGGACCCTTGTCGTTTTCCAGCCCCCGTGTAAGTCCTAGACTACCCT TAATTTTATTAGCTCTGAAGATTATCTACGAACGGTTATTTCCCTCTTCCTTCGTTCTACACCATTCGTCCAGAATACACATGCCCGGTCCAATTTCGGAAACGAGAAATTTGTCCCTGGATGTGGCTGCAAGAAAACACAGGCTCACATGTAAAGCCAAGCGATCTATGTAA
- the LOC113055479 gene encoding protein bicaudal D homolog 2-like isoform X2, which translates to MANMSGDEDGCPEAQLVSEAGPNWLRAEIERLTRELSETSREKIQAAEYGLVVLEENQQLKQRFEDLENEYETVRQELDQLREAYGQVHSTHRKVAADGESREESLILESASKEAYYEQRVQELQAELRQTKNTLTSTQAENERLATLALELRENNEIVELQRSRLRDDIREYKIRESRLLQDYTELEEENISLQKQVSTLKQGQVEFEGFKHENRRLQEEVQYLNSQLEDAVRLREIAERQLTEALETVKTEREQKAALRKELTHHMTLGDSLLASSLDGLKLSADEPNNDDAILMFENGFAKVSDANDEDNRLSTPKRDGTFRPAPSLVDDLLTELNISEIQKLKQQLLQVEREKVALLTTLQDSQKQLEHARGALAEKQEALMRLSDDLGVMRRLQAGKERQSALDSERERDSREDNDVDYYELDINGPEILRCKYEVAIAEAGELREELKTLKSEHDELKAEHEEVRARLEGQVRDLSVQVSQLESSSRTNRDQVTRLEKELKEVSAVAGETEGSLSVAQDELVAFSEELANLYHHVCMCNNETPNRVMLDFYKEGKGNKSNGKDRQSTLTQTSGSTAEAPRSASTAADSSTSGTPVREDPRPEPMDIYNLVAIIRDQIRHLQKAVDRTTELSRQRVASLELAAVADKDQAACMEEILKLKSLLSTKREQIATLRTVLKANKQTAEVALANLKSKYENEKAMVTETMMKLRNELKALKEDAVTFSSLRAMFATRCDEYVTQLDDMQRQLAAAEDEKKTLNSLLRMAIQQKLALTQRLEDLEFDHEQSRRGSGAGPGGRGKASSGRGRGPLSFSSPR; encoded by the exons ATGGCAAACATGTCCGGGGATGAGGACGGGTGTCCCGAGGCGCAGCTGGTCTCTGAGGCCGGGCCCAACTGGCTCCGCGCGGAGATCGAGCGCCTGACGCGGGAACTGAGCGAGACGAGCCGGGAGAAGATCCAGGCGGCGGAGTACGGGCTCGTAGTGCTGGAGGAGAACCAGCAGCTGAAACAACGCTTTGAAGATCTGGAGAACGAATATGAGACTGTCAGACAAGAACTGGATCAGCTCAGAGAG GCATATGGTCAGGTTCACTCCACCCATAGAAAGGTGGCTGCAGATGGGGAAAGCAGGGAGGAGTCCCTCATCCTGGAGTCGGCATCTAAAGAGGCGTACTATGAGCAGAGAGTGCAAGAACTGCAGGCTGAGCTACGACAAACCAAAAATACTCTCACCAGCACCCAGGCGGAGAATGAACGTCTGGCCACTCTCGCACTCGAGCTGAGAGAG AATAATGAAATTGTGGAGCTGCAGCGCAGTCGTCTGCGTGACGACATTCGAGAGTACAAGATCCGAGAGTCTCGTCTGCTGCAAGACTACACTGAACTAGAGGAGGAGAACATCAGCCTTCAGAAACAAGTCTCCACCCTTAAACAGGGTCAG GTGGAGTTCGAGGGATTTAAACATGAGAATCGACGCTTGCAAGAGGAAGTGCAGTACCTGAACAGCCAGCTAGAGGATGCTGTTCGGTTACGAGAAATAGCTGAGCGTCAGCTAACTGAGGCTCTGGAAACCGTAAAGACAGAGCGGGAGCAGAAAGCAGCTCTCCGAAAAGAATTGACACATCACATGACACTGGGAGACTCGCTTCTTGCCAGCTCATTGGATGGGCTCAAACTGAGTGCGGATGAACCAAATAACGACGATGCCATTCTTATGTTTGAGAACGGATTTGCTAAAGTCAGCGATGCTAACGATGAAGATAACAGACTGTCTACACCCAAAAGAGATGGAACCTTCCGTCCGGCTCCAAGTCTGGTGGATGACTTGTTGACAGAGCTGAACATCTCGGAAATCCAGAAACTCAAGCAACAGCTCTTACAG GTGGAGCGAGAGAAGGTAGCTCTTCTCACCACTTTACAGGACTCTCAGAAGCAGCTAGAGCATGCTCGAGGAGCATTAGCCGAAAAGCAGGAAGCTTTGATGAGACTTAGCGATGATTTGGGCGTTATGAGGAGACTGCAGGCAGGCAAAGAGCGGCAGTCGGCCCTGGacagtgagcgagagagagacagtcgAGAGGACAATGATGTGGACTATTATGAGCTGGATATTAATGGGCCAGAGATTCTTCGCTGCAAGTATGAGGTAGCCATAGCAGAGGCAGGTGAACTGAGAGAGGAGCTTAAGACACTAAAATCAGAGCATGATGAG CTGAAGGCCGAACATGAAGAAGTACGGGCAAGACTGGAGGGACAGGTGCGTGACCTCAGTGTTCAAGTGTCTCAGCTGGAGAGCAGCAGTCGAACAAACAGAGATCAAGTCACTCGGTTGGAAAAGGAGCTAAAGGAAGTGAGTGCAGTTGCAGGCGAGACAGAAGGCAGTCTCAGCGTTGCCCAGGATGAGCTTGTTGCCTTTAGTGAAGAGCTTGCAAACCTCTACCACCATGTTTGCATGTGCAACAATGAAACCCCGAACCGTGTCATGCTTGATTTTTACAAAGAGGGTAAAGGAAACAAATCCAATGGTAAAGATCGTCAGTCTACGTTGACCCAAACCAGCGGCAGCACAGCCGAGGCACCCAGGTCAGCCTCCACCGCTGCTGACAGCTCAACTTCTGGGACACCGGTCAGAGAAGATCCACGTCCTGAACCAATGGACATCTACAACCTAGTAGCAATAATTCGGGATCAGATACGCCACTTGCAGAAGGCGGTGGATCGTACCACAGAACTATCCAGGCAAAGAGTTGCTTCTCTAGAGTTGGCTGCAGTGGCGGATAAAGACCAAGCTGCTTGCATGGAGGAGATTTTGAAGCTCAAGTCCCTGCTGAGCACTAAGCGGGAACAGATTGCCACACTCAGGACTGTGCTCAAGGCCAACAAACAG ACAGCTGAGGTTGCCCTGGCAAACTTAAAGAGCAAATATGAGAATGAAAAGGCCATGGTCACCGAAACAATGATGAAGTTGAGGAACGAGCTGAAGGCTCTCAAAGAAGATGCCGTCACTTTCTCCTCTCTCAGGGCAATGTTTGCCACCAG GTGTGATGAGTATGTAACTCAATTGGACGACATGCAGAGGCAGCTGGCTGCAGCAGAAGATGAGAAGAAGACTCTGAACTCCCTCCTGCGTATGGCCATCCAGCAGAAACTGGCCCTCACTCAGCGACTGGAGGATCTGGAGTTTGACCATGAGCAATCCCGAAGAGGATCCGGTGCTGGGCCTGGCGGCCGGGGGAAGGCTTCATCTGGCCGTGGCAGAGGACCCTTGTCGTTTTCCAGCCCCCGT TAA
- the LOC113055479 gene encoding protein bicaudal D homolog 2-like isoform X1 codes for MANMSGDEDGCPEAQLVSEAGPNWLRAEIERLTRELSETSREKIQAAEYGLVVLEENQQLKQRFEDLENEYETVRQELDQLREAYGQVHSTHRKVAADGESREESLILESASKEAYYEQRVQELQAELRQTKNTLTSTQAENERLATLALELRENNEIVELQRSRLRDDIREYKIRESRLLQDYTELEEENISLQKQVSTLKQGQVEFEGFKHENRRLQEEVQYLNSQLEDAVRLREIAERQLTEALETVKTEREQKAALRKELTHHMTLGDSLLASSLDGLKLSADEPNNDDAILMFENGFAKVSDANDEDNRLSTPKRDGTFRPAPSLVDDLLTELNISEIQKLKQQLLQVEREKVALLTTLQDSQKQLEHARGALAEKQEALMRLSDDLGVMRRLQAGKERQSALDSERERDSREDNDVDYYELDINGPEILRCKYEVAIAEAGELREELKTLKSEHDELKAEHEEVRARLEGQVRDLSVQVSQLESSSRTNRDQVTRLEKELKEVSAVAGETEGSLSVAQDELVAFSEELANLYHHVCMCNNETPNRVMLDFYKEGKGNKSNGKDRQSTLTQTSGSTAEAPRSASTAADSSTSGTPVREDPRPEPMDIYNLVAIIRDQIRHLQKAVDRTTELSRQRVASLELAAVADKDQAACMEEILKLKSLLSTKREQIATLRTVLKANKQTAEVALANLKSKYENEKAMVTETMMKLRNELKALKEDAVTFSSLRAMFATRCDEYVTQLDDMQRQLAAAEDEKKTLNSLLRMAIQQKLALTQRLEDLEFDHEQSRRGSGAGPGGRGKASSGRGRGPLSFSSPRVSPRLPLILLALKIIYERLFPSSFVLHHSSRIHMPGPISETRNLSLDVAARKHRLTCKAKRSM; via the exons ATGGCAAACATGTCCGGGGATGAGGACGGGTGTCCCGAGGCGCAGCTGGTCTCTGAGGCCGGGCCCAACTGGCTCCGCGCGGAGATCGAGCGCCTGACGCGGGAACTGAGCGAGACGAGCCGGGAGAAGATCCAGGCGGCGGAGTACGGGCTCGTAGTGCTGGAGGAGAACCAGCAGCTGAAACAACGCTTTGAAGATCTGGAGAACGAATATGAGACTGTCAGACAAGAACTGGATCAGCTCAGAGAG GCATATGGTCAGGTTCACTCCACCCATAGAAAGGTGGCTGCAGATGGGGAAAGCAGGGAGGAGTCCCTCATCCTGGAGTCGGCATCTAAAGAGGCGTACTATGAGCAGAGAGTGCAAGAACTGCAGGCTGAGCTACGACAAACCAAAAATACTCTCACCAGCACCCAGGCGGAGAATGAACGTCTGGCCACTCTCGCACTCGAGCTGAGAGAG AATAATGAAATTGTGGAGCTGCAGCGCAGTCGTCTGCGTGACGACATTCGAGAGTACAAGATCCGAGAGTCTCGTCTGCTGCAAGACTACACTGAACTAGAGGAGGAGAACATCAGCCTTCAGAAACAAGTCTCCACCCTTAAACAGGGTCAG GTGGAGTTCGAGGGATTTAAACATGAGAATCGACGCTTGCAAGAGGAAGTGCAGTACCTGAACAGCCAGCTAGAGGATGCTGTTCGGTTACGAGAAATAGCTGAGCGTCAGCTAACTGAGGCTCTGGAAACCGTAAAGACAGAGCGGGAGCAGAAAGCAGCTCTCCGAAAAGAATTGACACATCACATGACACTGGGAGACTCGCTTCTTGCCAGCTCATTGGATGGGCTCAAACTGAGTGCGGATGAACCAAATAACGACGATGCCATTCTTATGTTTGAGAACGGATTTGCTAAAGTCAGCGATGCTAACGATGAAGATAACAGACTGTCTACACCCAAAAGAGATGGAACCTTCCGTCCGGCTCCAAGTCTGGTGGATGACTTGTTGACAGAGCTGAACATCTCGGAAATCCAGAAACTCAAGCAACAGCTCTTACAG GTGGAGCGAGAGAAGGTAGCTCTTCTCACCACTTTACAGGACTCTCAGAAGCAGCTAGAGCATGCTCGAGGAGCATTAGCCGAAAAGCAGGAAGCTTTGATGAGACTTAGCGATGATTTGGGCGTTATGAGGAGACTGCAGGCAGGCAAAGAGCGGCAGTCGGCCCTGGacagtgagcgagagagagacagtcgAGAGGACAATGATGTGGACTATTATGAGCTGGATATTAATGGGCCAGAGATTCTTCGCTGCAAGTATGAGGTAGCCATAGCAGAGGCAGGTGAACTGAGAGAGGAGCTTAAGACACTAAAATCAGAGCATGATGAG CTGAAGGCCGAACATGAAGAAGTACGGGCAAGACTGGAGGGACAGGTGCGTGACCTCAGTGTTCAAGTGTCTCAGCTGGAGAGCAGCAGTCGAACAAACAGAGATCAAGTCACTCGGTTGGAAAAGGAGCTAAAGGAAGTGAGTGCAGTTGCAGGCGAGACAGAAGGCAGTCTCAGCGTTGCCCAGGATGAGCTTGTTGCCTTTAGTGAAGAGCTTGCAAACCTCTACCACCATGTTTGCATGTGCAACAATGAAACCCCGAACCGTGTCATGCTTGATTTTTACAAAGAGGGTAAAGGAAACAAATCCAATGGTAAAGATCGTCAGTCTACGTTGACCCAAACCAGCGGCAGCACAGCCGAGGCACCCAGGTCAGCCTCCACCGCTGCTGACAGCTCAACTTCTGGGACACCGGTCAGAGAAGATCCACGTCCTGAACCAATGGACATCTACAACCTAGTAGCAATAATTCGGGATCAGATACGCCACTTGCAGAAGGCGGTGGATCGTACCACAGAACTATCCAGGCAAAGAGTTGCTTCTCTAGAGTTGGCTGCAGTGGCGGATAAAGACCAAGCTGCTTGCATGGAGGAGATTTTGAAGCTCAAGTCCCTGCTGAGCACTAAGCGGGAACAGATTGCCACACTCAGGACTGTGCTCAAGGCCAACAAACAG ACAGCTGAGGTTGCCCTGGCAAACTTAAAGAGCAAATATGAGAATGAAAAGGCCATGGTCACCGAAACAATGATGAAGTTGAGGAACGAGCTGAAGGCTCTCAAAGAAGATGCCGTCACTTTCTCCTCTCTCAGGGCAATGTTTGCCACCAG GTGTGATGAGTATGTAACTCAATTGGACGACATGCAGAGGCAGCTGGCTGCAGCAGAAGATGAGAAGAAGACTCTGAACTCCCTCCTGCGTATGGCCATCCAGCAGAAACTGGCCCTCACTCAGCGACTGGAGGATCTGGAGTTTGACCATGAGCAATCCCGAAGAGGATCCGGTGCTGGGCCTGGCGGCCGGGGGAAGGCTTCATCTGGCCGTGGCAGAGGACCCTTGTCGTTTTCCAGCCCCCGTGTAAGTCCTAGACTACCCT TAATTTTATTAGCTCTGAAGATTATCTACGAACGGTTATTTCCCTCTTCCTTCGTTCTACACCATTCGTCCAGAATACACATGCCCGGTCCAATTTCGGAAACGAGAAATTTGTCCCTGGATGTGGCTGCAAGAAAACACAGGCTCACATGTAAAGCCAAGCGATCTATGTAA
- the LOC113055480 gene encoding ninjurin-1-like translates to MDSEGVELNGDAQGGAPGARPRRSRWSRNAPLNMNHYANKKSAAESMLDIALLMANASQLKTVLEVGPSSSLYIPLISLISISLILQIIVGVLLIFIVKWNLNDTSKHFILNLLENIVTALVFIIVVVNIFITAFGIQRPEDTKT, encoded by the exons ATGGATTCAGAAGGGGTGGAATTGAATGGAGATGCTCAAGGAGGAGCTCCAGGAGCG CGTCCTCGGCGGAGCCGCTGGTCAAGGAACGCCCCACTTAACATGAACCATTACGCCAATAAGAAGAGTGCAGCAGAGAGCATGCTGGATATCGCACTGCTGATGGCCAACGCCTCCCAGCTGAAGACCGTCCTGGAGGTGGGACCCTCTTCCTCCTTATACATTCCTCTCATCAGCCTCATCAGCATCTCCCTCATCCTACAGATCATCGTGGGGGTCTTGCTTATCTTCATAG TGAAGTGGAATCTGAATGACACAAGTAAACACTTCATACTGAATCTTCTGGAGAACATCGTCACAGCTCTCGTCTTTATCATCGTAGTAGTCAATATTTTCATCACAGCATTTGGCATCCAAAGACCAGAGGACACAAAAACTTAA